AAGtggaaaaaaagagaagaaaatgtTGAAACATCAAGAAGACACAGGGGAAGGCTATCTGCATTATCTATGTGTATGCTGGTCAAGTTATCTCTAgcggaagttgaaggggaaattgTTGCCGAAGGggaagaaattagggaaagtgttGGGTGCGTTCAACAGCTGGTTCTGAAAAAGCTGTGTCTGGCCGAGGATCTGTTCTTGCAGGGCTTTCTGCTGGGTGAAGATCTGTCAAGAAAGATATGTGTCAACATCTGAGCATAAAACTGCAGCTAGCTTAAGAGCTGACTGCAGCATTTACGATAAAAAAAAGATTTGACAAGAAATTAAGATCTGATAAGAAACATAGAATTTACAAGAAACAAAAAAGTTGGAAATAAACAAGTTTGATGAAAAATCTAAAGTAAATTTTCTTAGAAAAGATATTTATATTTATAGAATCATCATATAATTATGAATTGTGTATATAAAGGGAATATTTTAAATCAAACGCACAGTATAAAGCAATACAAAAATCTCTGAAAATAAATAACTACAACAATGGTGGGGGATATAAGAGCCCTCGAAACTTGCCATATGTAAACATAGGTAAACTCACATTAAGCCTTATTTCAGTAAACTAAAGATACCTACCTTGTTTAACTGACTAAAGAGCACCTCATACCAACTCTCTCTTCATGTGACTAAAGAGCACCTCATACCAACTCTCACTTCATGTGAGTTTCTTTTTTACACCAAGTGTATATTACTCTGGCTGACCTGTTCCTGCGTCTGGCGGAGGCTGTCCTGCACGTTCTTTGTAATGACGTTTGCGGCCTTCTGGCACGCCTGCAACTCAGCCTCTGGATTTCTCACATTCTGATTGTTGGACTTGACTTCCAGAACCCCATTGGGAGCCCTTCGGTAGCTGATCTGAAATGGTAAAATAAAGTGAAAAACATTTTTCCCGCAGGCAGGAATCATTCAGAAATTGGAGGTGCAAAACTAACGGTGTTAAATGAGGGTGAGCTGCAGGGAAAAGTTACTTATTTTCAGGGTTTCAATTGGCTAATAACTTATTTTTGGAAATacagtggcctggtggttaacgctctcacttcacacggcgagggcctgggttcgattcccagccagagtagaaacattggacgtgtttctttccacctgttatctatgttccccatcagtaaaatgggtacctgggtgttagtcgactggtgtgggtcgcatcctgggacactgacctaaggaggcctggtcacagaccgggccgcgggggcgttgacccccggaactctctccagataaactccagatctcCAGATAAACTATCGATCTTAATATAATTTATATGAACACTGGAAAAGTTTAACTCTTTCCAGGACCTTTAATTTTTAATGGCGTTCTTAATTAGCAATTAAAACGCCACGATTAAGCTGCAGTGTGTATAAATTAtagataaaaaaataatattacatACGTGTTTTTCGTCAGCTATATAAATTAACTTTAATATGACGAGATAACATTTTAAGAAATTAACCAACTTGAtgacttattttttttaatacaccggccgtctcccaccgagggaaGGTGATCCGAAAAAGATGAAAcagtttcatcatcactcactccatcaccgtcttgccagaggtgcgccgatactacagttcagatgaccatccaaactgcaatatcctcactcctccttcagagtgtaaacactgtaccttccaccttCAGGGCTCAAGTCCGTATAACTGGTATTCCTTGaattctttcataaatgttaccttgtttacactccaacaccacgtcaagttataaaaaccacttgcctccactcactcctctcTGAAACGCTTGTACACGCCTGCTTagtgtccaagcccctcgcattcAAAACCTTTATCCCTCTCTCTAACCTTTCCCTACGCGACATCTACCCCTTCTTCCCTCcagtacagatttatacacacttcAGATCATCCTATTTTGTTCAATTCTCTATGAATGTCCAATCCCCCTCAAAAACTCCCCCTTCCCATCTCGATGATgtctacaaaatataaacattgctctttgagttttgagactctctgatcgcgggttctatccccacccgtggtatggtttataaacATTTATCGCTCTCAGGATGAACAAAGGGAGCACGATAAACCACCGCTAGCAAGCCCCATATCAGATGATACCTTGTTATATAACCTGATAAACAAAATACCACTGGGTCGCTTTCTGACAAAGACCCTGGTCAGAAAACACTTTGTCCTGTGTCTTGACTGACaaaacactaccaccgtcactcaccTTAACGGACTCTCCGTTGCTGTTCAAGTATGCACATTCGCCGATGATAACTCCGTTGTTGTCGGTAGTTTCACTGTGTGCGACCCCCGTCCCTAGGGACTGTGCCGACGCTGCTAATATCTGTGGTTCTGACGCCGCCATgtgcagcaccgccaccaccacaaccaccaccagcatcgcTCCTACTTGTGTCATCTGTCGGGAGGGAGAAGTGTAAGAAGTTGCTTACGTGACTGAGATGCTCTCAGCCTCGTGTAGAACTCCTCCGATCGAAAGAATAGGAGGTACCATTCATTTTCTATCATCACACCTAATTACTAACTGATATATCTCTTACTTTACATATAAGGTAGTAGTTCCACAGGGTGGTAGTTCTTTCCAACAaaaataacaagaacaataataataacaagtcgTAGGAGGTTTGAACTGTGATGAAGAGGTAACTGTGGTCACTTTTTTAGTAAgttctagcatgggccagtaggcctactgcagtcctCCCCCATTCTTAAGTTCTTATATTCTCCATAGCAAGactccatgatgttgctgtgtatgGCAATATAACTAAATCAGTGATAATACTGACATACTGATGAATAAGGCACATGTGAAGCATTGAAGTACCGCAGCCACGAGTGACCAttgctgcaactactactactactactactattgctgctgctgttgttgttgttgcttctgctgctgcatcGTTCCGCTTCTTCCACCTCATTGGCTCTCTTTCTAATTAATATTAATCAATTATTGTTGATAGTATTGCACACGTGCagcatctgggcatctttattaaagaaatttTTCGCTAACCAGATGAAGTCCTGCAGACAGTGAAAAataaggtaattagtccctcaccTTTGGCAGGtgttcagactgagggactgactatctcaTCATTCATTATCTCTAGCACATTATCTATCACCTGAATTAACAAAGCTACTGGTTGGTGATACGTCTTCATTATAagaatacccagatgttgcacgtgtgtcttattagCTTGTTGGGGTTGTGCTATAAATGTAATGAAACCAGGTCCTGTGTTGGGTTTTCCCGGGGCCTTTAACTTGTGGCCCAACAGGCCAAGAGTATAGTGTGGTCGTTCGTAAGTTGGCgagaagtggggccaggagcagaCTCCATCTAGACAACCGCAGGTGCGTACATTGCGTATATTTACGTCCACATAGTGAGCTTATATATCAATGAGTGAAACATTGCATCATGCTCTATTTTCATCAAAAGAGTTGATGTGCATTTATTCGCTGAAGTGGCAGTATGTCTGTGTCGATAATagattttgtggtggtttggtggacgtggtggtggaggtgggggtggtcaaggagatggtgttggtggtagtggtggtggtaatggtagcagtggaGGTAATGATGGCAGTAATGGGTGCCTTGGAGAAAGTTATTATCCActctgagtaaaaaaaaaaaaagttacaatcAAAGAACTTAAGTTTTATATCAAGTTTTCCCATATTACTGAGTTGTCATGTCTCTTCTTGTAGTCCATCGACCTGTTTGTGACGAAATATTCAAAGTTGTCATTGTCTTTTGTATATTTTATCAAGTAGTTTGAAATTTCGATCATTTCTAACAAAAATTTGAAACAATCTACCATATCTGGATGAAATGATGTGTTGCTGAAATCATGAATGCTGGAACACAAACTGAAGAACAACTTCGAAAACACTGATGATACAGTCACAGGAAATGGGGAAAAATTGCTTTAATATCCCAATTTCCCCCTTTTTAATGCACCGCCTGTTTCCCACCGACGTAGggcgaccccctcccccccaaaaaaatcatATAAAAAAACCATACGAGATAATACTAGACTAGGATACACTAGTCAGAATAACATCCGTGCAGGAGTGAACACCTTTTCCCTGTGGTAGATGTGATGAACATAACAAAGGAGAAACATCACGCAATTTAAAGACGAGCATAGAAGAGCCAATATGCTGGCAGAACTCACAACATTAACAAAGCTAATTCTGATCATCAAAGCAAACACGTACATATTAAGCCAGGGCAAGGGGTTCAACTCATCATCAAGGAAGGGGGATAGATACATAGAAGCAGAGTTCATCAGTAAACAAAACACCTCTAAAAATCAAGATGCTTAGCCAAACCTGAAACCTCAAGCTACAGACTCGTGATAGGATATTAATATGTCGATTCAGTGGTGATAACCCAGGTGTTTATAAATTCATATGTTCAGTTGTGCTGCCTACCTTGGTTCTGTGAGCAAGCCCTTGTGATGTATGTACTTGAGAGAAAATGGTGAGTTGACTTGTATTTCCTATGTCTTACTACTCTCATGCTGGTGTCTTCACTCAGTATGTCCCACATACTCATTACCCTCACTTAGTGTGTTTAACACACTCATTACTCTCACTTAAGCGTATTCAACACACTCATTAACCTCAGTGGATTTGTCACACTCATTAACCTCACTTAAGTGTGTTTAaacacactcactactcacactcaTTGCCCTCACATTATCATCATATTCACGAGGAAGTTAAGGAAGCACAAACCAGCAAGAGTCACAGTGATTTAGGGAAAGGGAGGGTCAGGGGTAATCAGATATAATCCGAGGAAGGAGGAAGTAActctatttccttggatcaaggaccCTCCACAATCAGCAAAGGACCCTTCCTGAAGAAACTATTCTTATATTGAAGATGTATCTACTAATATCCCTCACGCTCGTTTAGAATTAATTCTCCAAGTGTCCCTTCGTCCTGGTGTCTAGcctgagtatcttgtatgttgtggtCATATTTCCTCCGAGCCTAGCCTGATGACTAGACTGTTTTATCTGACTGAGAGGACGTGGGATCCATGTTGGTACTGTATGCTCCAAAATTTCGTCTGCTTTATTAACGAAAAACCTCTATAATGAAGCCTTCTGGCGGATCTGGGAGACAAATAAACGTGAGATTAAACCTTGAAATGTCGAGGTAAATTTGTTTTCTTCATAAAAACTAAAACAAACTCGTTTGGGTGAGACAAAACTGACATTTTGTTAAAAGATGAAATATTCTTGCCATTTATGTCAAATACAACGCTCGGGAGTGGAACAGTTGCTTGGTTGGTTAATTTGGTCAAAAGTCTTTCGACTACacaaaggtcattaaggctgccagTCAAGAATACCTTGATAGCAAATACATTCACTAAAGTACGAATTTATCTCTTAAGATTAATGTAGAAATCTGCTGTTTTAAGGTTAAAGTAAATATTATTTTTCCAGTTTATTGCAGGAATCTATTTCGCAGGTTCATGTAGAAATCTACTTATTCAGATTTATGTAAGGATTTGCCTCTCCAAGTTCACGTAGTAATCTACCTCTTTAAATTCATGTAGGAATAGACAGTATCTGTAAGTTCACGTAGAAATCTACCTCTCAAGGTTCGTGTAAGGATTTAGCTCACCAGGTTTGCATACAAATAGACCTGTACAGGTTCTCCTAGAAATGTATCTCTCCAGGTAAATGCAAGAATCTGCTTTCCCATGATCACGTAGTCATCTACCTTCTCGGGCTCATGCGTATCAAGACTAGTAAACAGTTTGGGTCTTAAGACTGACCCTTAGGGGTTCCTTTGTTTATATGTCtcgttccgtgtgtgtgtgtgtgtgtgtgtgtgtgtgtgtgtgtgaaggtgggcGGAATGCGCTTGTTGGATCCGCATCAACAAGGAGGAAAACTTTTGACTTCTGTTGTCTTGTTTTATAATTAACAgtctgcaagaaacccctattaTCATTATTCTGATCCTtactattcttcttcttcttcttcttcttcttattattattattattattattattattattattattattattattattattattactgcattcACTGGTAAACGCTCATTCCACAGGAGCCACACAGCGCCTGGGGTTTGAAAGAGGTATCATGTCTGACTTATTGAGGATGGCGGTAGCTCTGATTCCTTATATTAGGAACCTTCTCTCACCTGCTTCCAGGTATTTATTCACAATCTAGTCTCAGCGTAATGTGGCTACCTTGTGTCGTAACTCTGTGGTCACTGAAGTTACTTGTTTGGTTGCACAATTTCTTCAACCTGTTTCAGGGTCGCCTTTGGATGAGCTcatagggaaggagggtggaagagACAAAGTTTTAagttatgtgagagagagagagagagagagagagagagagagagagagagagagagagagagagagagagagagagagagagagagagagagagagacagacagacagactaagAAAGAAACTTCGCACTTGGGGTGAGCTGCCACCGTGACTTCAGTTCCCTGGCGGATGTTTACCAGCGCCTTGTGGCTTGAGCCTGCGCCCTTTGCCTAGTCTTGAAGGTTATTAAACACAACTAATCGAGCTCTCGACACAACgtaaaaacaaataaaaattatTCAGTGACAGGCGAAACCAGTTTGGTCACTGTGGTCACCTGGGCTCTCTGAGAAACCAGTCTGGTCACTGTGGTCACCTGGACTCTCTGAGAAACCAGTCTGGTCACTGTGGTCACCTGGACTCTCTGAGAAAACAGTCTGGTCACTGTGGTCACCTGGGCTCTCTGAGAAACCAGTCTGGTCACTGTGGTCACCCGGACTCTCTGAGAAACCAGTCTGGTCACTGTGGTCACCTGGACTCTCTGAGAAACCAGTCTGGTCACTGTGGTCACCTGGGCTCTCTGAGAAACCAGTTTGGTCACTGTGGTCACCTGGACTCTCTGAGAAACCAGTCTGGTCACTGTGGTCACCTGGGCTCTCTGAGAAACCAGCCTGGTCATTGTGGTCACCTGGGCTCTCTGAGAAACCAGTTTGGTCACTGTGGTCACTTGGGTCTCTGAGAAAGCAGTCTGGTCACTGTGGTCACCTGGACTCTTTGAGAAACCAGTCTGGTCACTGTGGTCACTCGGGCTCTCTGAGAAACCATTCTGGTCACTGTGGTCACCCGGGCTCTCTGAGAAACCATTCTGGTCACTGTGGTCACCCAGGCTCTCTGAGAAATCAGTCTGGTCGCTGTGGTCACCTGGACTCTCTGAGAAACCATTCTGGTCACTGTGGTCACCTGAGCTCTCAGAAACCAGTCTGGTCACTGTGGTCACCTGGGTCTCTGAGAAACCAGTCTGGTCACTGTGGTCACACGGGCTCTCTGAGAAGCCATTCTGGTCACTGTGGTCACCTGGACTCTCTGAGAAACCAGTCTGGTCACTGTGGTCACCTAGGCTCTCTGAGAAACCAGTCTGGTCACTGTGGTCACCTGGGCTCTCTGAGAAACCAGTCTAGTCACTGTGGTCACCTGGGCTCTCTGAGAAACCAGTCTGGTCACTGTGGTCACCTGGGCTCGCTGAGAAACCAGTCTGGTCACTGTGGTCGCCTGGGCTCTCTGAGAAACCATTCTGGTCACTGTGGTCACCTGGGCTTTCTGAGAATCCAGTCTGGTCACTATGGTCACCTGGGCTCTCTGAGAAACAAGTCTGGTCACTGTGGTCACCTGGGCTCTCTGAGaaaccagtcttgtcactgtggTCACCTGGATTCTCCGAGAAACCAGTCTGGTCACTGTGGTCACTTGGGCTCTCTGAGAAACAAGTCTGGTCACTGTGGTCACCTGGGCTCTCTGAAGAACCAATCTGGTCACTGTGTTCTCGCAAGCATGATTGGCTGGTTCACCAGTCTGAAAGCCAATCGACTACTCAAAGGGCCATTAAGGCTGTGTGTCACCTATTCGCCACCAGTCAAAAATGCTTTAATCTCTACAACAaggattggttggttggttaattgtgtttaaagcctatcgattacACTAAAGTCGTAAAGTGAAATCCGT
Above is a genomic segment from Cherax quadricarinatus isolate ZL_2023a chromosome 42, ASM3850222v1, whole genome shotgun sequence containing:
- the LOC128695625 gene encoding uncharacterized protein, translated to MTQVGAMLVVVVVVAVLHMAASEPQILAASAQSLGTGVAHSETTDNNGVIIGECAYLNSNGESVKISYRRAPNGVLEVKSNNQNVRNPEAELQACQKAANVITKNVQDSLRQTQEQIFTQQKALQEQILGQTQLFQNQLLNAPNTFPNFFPFGNNFPFNFR